From Cohaesibacter gelatinilyticus, the proteins below share one genomic window:
- a CDS encoding toxic anion resistance protein: MTNNIAIATEQNFSDHETSHSIDPEVARLASTIDYHSSLSIQSFGSELATKTAQYTDEILGNSRVSGLAETGDQLNQIVHAVQAFDLKQLDNSTARMPVVGGLLKRFTQSKEKMMARFETVRTQVEKIVSQVESTADLLNRRNRDYQSMYDSVREEHALLGQHIDAIDLRLTDVDREIASQPKAGTDMVSIEKAAVLENARNQLSKRADDLRMLQHTAMQMLSMVRVIQSNNLLLVDKFQTIQTLTLPTWKRTFLLALTLDEQKNAVDLANSIDDATNTMMRRNAELLRQNSVATAQANQRLVVDIDTLRDVHNTILMTLSDVRDAHSKGAAERADAMVELERLRQEMSKDAKAITLSGARHA; this comes from the coding sequence ATGACCAATAATATTGCAATCGCCACCGAACAGAACTTCTCCGATCACGAGACCTCTCATTCGATCGATCCTGAAGTTGCTCGCCTTGCATCGACCATTGACTATCACTCTTCATTATCCATTCAAAGCTTCGGCAGTGAACTGGCAACCAAAACAGCACAATATACAGATGAGATCCTCGGTAATTCCAGAGTTTCGGGCCTTGCGGAAACCGGCGACCAACTCAATCAGATCGTACATGCCGTACAGGCATTTGACCTCAAACAACTGGATAATTCGACCGCCAGAATGCCAGTGGTCGGGGGGCTCCTGAAACGCTTCACCCAATCAAAAGAAAAGATGATGGCCCGGTTCGAAACGGTCAGAACCCAGGTTGAAAAAATCGTATCGCAAGTGGAAAGCACAGCGGATCTGCTTAACCGCCGCAATCGGGACTATCAATCCATGTATGATAGCGTTCGGGAGGAGCATGCGCTTCTAGGACAGCATATCGACGCCATTGATCTAAGGCTTACAGATGTCGATAGGGAAATTGCATCACAGCCTAAAGCTGGCACTGACATGGTCTCAATCGAAAAAGCTGCCGTGCTGGAAAATGCCCGAAACCAGCTTTCCAAACGCGCTGACGATCTGCGCATGTTGCAGCATACCGCCATGCAAATGCTTTCTATGGTTCGCGTCATTCAATCAAACAATCTTCTTCTGGTCGACAAATTTCAAACCATCCAGACCCTTACGCTCCCGACCTGGAAACGCACTTTTCTACTGGCACTGACACTTGATGAGCAAAAGAATGCTGTTGATCTGGCCAACAGCATCGATGATGCAACCAACACCATGATGCGGCGAAATGCAGAATTGCTACGACAGAACTCTGTCGCAACCGCTCAGGCAAACCAGAGACTGGTCGTCGATATCGACACCTTGCGCGACGTTCACAACACCATCCTAATGACGCTTTCTGATGTACGCGATGCCCATAGCAAGGGAGCAGCCGAACGCGCCGATGCGATGGTCGAACTGGAACGCTTGCGCCAGGAAATGTCCAAGGATGCCAAAGCAATCACACTATCTGGTGCGCGACATGCCTAG
- the yacG gene encoding DNA gyrase inhibitor YacG, whose translation MMSDGLTSEAGTGAKKAKPCPICQSPSNRESFPFCSQRCKDVDLSRWLKGSYAIPALEEDDPDDEDFA comes from the coding sequence ATGATGAGTGATGGCTTGACGTCTGAAGCAGGCACTGGCGCGAAAAAGGCAAAGCCGTGCCCGATTTGCCAAAGTCCTTCCAACAGGGAGAGCTTTCCTTTCTGTTCTCAGCGATGCAAGGATGTTGACTTAAGTCGTTGGCTTAAAGGCTCTTATGCCATTCCAGCGTTGGAGGAAGACGACCCGGATGATGAGGATTTTGCCTGA
- a CDS encoding Maf-like protein: protein MSGSTRLVLASASPRRLQLLQQIGIEPDALKPADLDETPHKNEQPRALALRLAEEKARAVEAMLKSDERLAGSYILSADTVVAVGRRSLPKPTLAEEAHQCLTLLSGRTHKVFTGVAVVTPQGRLRSKLVQTRVRFKRLSHDIDPYIASGEWQGKAGGYAIQGIAGSFVVNLIGSYSSVVGLPLHETANLLQGEGYPLRMKWLGGVR, encoded by the coding sequence ATGTCTGGTTCAACACGCCTTGTTCTGGCATCAGCTTCTCCACGCAGGTTGCAATTGCTGCAGCAAATCGGGATCGAGCCGGATGCACTCAAACCTGCTGATCTCGATGAAACGCCGCATAAGAACGAGCAGCCGCGTGCGCTTGCCTTGCGTTTGGCGGAAGAGAAGGCCCGTGCTGTTGAGGCCATGCTGAAATCGGACGAACGTCTGGCGGGGAGTTATATCCTGTCCGCCGATACGGTTGTGGCTGTTGGGCGTCGATCCCTGCCAAAGCCGACACTGGCGGAAGAGGCCCATCAATGCTTGACGCTGTTGTCCGGTCGTACGCACAAGGTATTTACCGGTGTGGCAGTGGTAACCCCGCAAGGACGCTTGCGCTCCAAGCTGGTGCAGACCCGCGTGCGCTTCAAGCGCCTATCCCATGATATTGACCCCTATATTGCTTCTGGTGAATGGCAGGGTAAGGCAGGTGGCTATGCCATTCAGGGCATTGCGGGCTCTTTTGTGGTCAATCTCATCGGTTCCTACAGCTCGGTTGTCGGGCTGCCTTTGCATGAAACCGCAAACCTCTTGCAAGGTGAGGGTTACCCGTTGCGTATGAAATGGCTCGGTGGTGTGCGATAG
- the infA gene encoding translation initiation factor IF-1 produces MAKEEVLEFPGVVTELLPNATFRVKLENDHEIVAHTAGRMRKNRIRVLAGDKVQVEMTPYDLTKGRITYRFK; encoded by the coding sequence ATGGCGAAAGAAGAAGTCTTGGAATTTCCTGGTGTTGTCACCGAACTGCTGCCAAATGCCACTTTCCGTGTGAAACTGGAAAATGATCACGAGATCGTTGCTCATACGGCTGGTCGTATGCGCAAGAACCGCATTCGTGTGCTGGCTGGTGACAAGGTTCAGGTCGAAATGACCCCATATGATCTGACCAAAGGCCGGATTACCTATCGCTTCAAGTGA
- a CDS encoding low molecular weight phosphatase family protein: protein MGGGSARPDAVLFACGMNAIRSPMAASLARHLFPGAFYVASAGVRRGKPDPFAVAVMEEIGLDISEHQPHTFEDLEDSYFDLVISLAPEAHHKALEMTRTEAIDAEYWPTLDPALANGSREQILDSYRGVRDGILKRLKERFDWRAIPGG from the coding sequence ATGGGTGGTGGATCAGCACGGCCCGACGCCGTTCTGTTTGCCTGTGGAATGAATGCCATTCGTTCTCCGATGGCCGCCTCGTTGGCGCGTCATCTGTTTCCCGGAGCGTTTTATGTGGCCTCGGCTGGTGTGAGACGGGGAAAGCCCGATCCCTTCGCAGTGGCGGTGATGGAGGAAATCGGGCTCGATATCTCCGAGCACCAACCCCATACCTTTGAAGATCTGGAAGACAGTTATTTCGATTTGGTGATCTCGCTGGCGCCGGAAGCGCACCATAAAGCGTTGGAAATGACCCGGACCGAGGCGATTGATGCTGAATATTGGCCCACCCTGGATCCGGCGCTGGCCAATGGCTCGCGTGAGCAGATCCTTGATTCCTATCGGGGGGTGCGCGATGGTATCTTGAAGCGCTTGAAAGAACGTTTTGACTGGCGTGCGATCCCGGGTGGATAG
- a CDS encoding UPF0262 family protein, which translates to MAESMPQAGEAGAEPSAKLDGETSPFRLLEVTLDPDSIQPASADIEHERAVAIYDLVEENSFHPNGHEAGGPYKLDLSLVERKLVFNIRLEDDSPVITHILSLTPFRKIVKDYFMICDSYHEAIKTATPSRIEAIDMGRRGLHNEGSQILQNRLEGKIDTDFQTARRLFTLICALHWRG; encoded by the coding sequence ATGGCCGAGAGTATGCCCCAAGCTGGTGAGGCAGGCGCGGAACCATCCGCCAAGCTAGATGGTGAGACCAGCCCTTTTCGCCTGCTGGAAGTGACGTTGGATCCGGATTCCATTCAGCCGGCCAGTGCCGATATCGAGCATGAGCGGGCGGTTGCCATTTATGATCTGGTGGAGGAGAACAGCTTCCATCCCAATGGTCATGAGGCGGGTGGACCTTACAAGTTGGATCTGTCGCTGGTTGAGCGCAAGCTGGTCTTCAATATCCGATTGGAAGATGACAGCCCGGTCATTACCCATATCCTGTCGTTGACCCCGTTTCGCAAGATCGTCAAAGACTATTTCATGATTTGCGACAGCTATCATGAGGCCATCAAGACCGCGACACCATCTCGGATTGAGGCCATCGATATGGGGCGACGCGGGCTGCACAATGAAGGCTCGCAAATTTTGCAAAACCGGCTGGAAGGCAAAATTGATACCGATTTCCAAACGGCGCGTCGGCTCTTTACGCTGATTTGCGCGCTGCATTGGAGAGGTTGA
- the gltS gene encoding sodium/glutamate symporter — protein sequence MEAVTQGNVLVIEDFIAMTIGILVYFIGRDLNGRIDFLRTYNIPEPVTGGVLASLVSLGIFLVFDLQIQYELETRDTLLIFFFTAIGLNARISDLLNGGKALITLLGLTLGYIVLQDVIGVLMARLIGQPDAMGILTGSAALIGGHGTAIAWAPEIAERFNLPNAMEIGVAAATLGLVMASLLGGPIAKILLSRYNLSGDMERRPVVGLPVETRDEEQINHISLMRVILTLHISIILGFILNEVIAAMGLKLPLFVACLLVAIVLSNSVPRFFPNIGWPARTRALAVVSDFSLGLFIAMSLMGMQLWSLVDLAGPLLILLATQAFATIVFILFVLFPLMGRDYMAVVLSAGFAGFSLGATPTAIANMTAVTKSHGPAPVAFIILPLVGAFFVDITNAFVIQFFLTL from the coding sequence ATGGAAGCTGTTACCCAGGGCAATGTCCTCGTCATTGAGGATTTCATCGCCATGACCATCGGAATTCTGGTCTATTTCATCGGGCGAGATTTGAATGGGCGAATTGATTTTCTGCGGACCTATAACATTCCGGAGCCTGTGACCGGTGGCGTACTGGCCTCGCTGGTATCTCTTGGTATCTTTCTGGTCTTCGATCTGCAGATCCAATATGAGCTGGAGACGCGGGACACGCTTTTGATCTTCTTTTTCACGGCCATCGGGCTGAATGCGCGGATCTCGGATTTGCTGAATGGTGGCAAGGCCCTCATCACGCTTTTGGGGCTGACGCTTGGCTATATCGTGTTGCAGGATGTGATTGGTGTGCTGATGGCGCGCTTGATTGGGCAGCCAGATGCAATGGGCATCCTGACAGGATCTGCTGCGCTGATCGGTGGCCATGGTACCGCCATTGCCTGGGCACCGGAAATTGCCGAACGCTTCAATCTACCCAATGCCATGGAGATTGGCGTGGCAGCGGCAACCCTTGGTCTGGTCATGGCCAGCCTGTTGGGTGGGCCAATCGCCAAGATTCTACTCAGTCGTTATAACCTCTCTGGTGATATGGAGCGCAGACCGGTGGTGGGTTTGCCAGTTGAGACCCGAGATGAGGAGCAGATCAATCATATCAGTTTGATGCGGGTGATCTTGACCCTGCATATCTCGATCATTCTGGGCTTCATCCTGAATGAGGTGATTGCTGCCATGGGGCTGAAATTGCCACTCTTTGTGGCCTGCCTGCTGGTGGCAATTGTGCTGTCCAATAGTGTACCGCGCTTTTTCCCGAATATTGGCTGGCCCGCCCGAACCCGGGCGCTGGCTGTGGTTTCTGATTTCTCGCTCGGCCTCTTCATCGCCATGTCCCTGATGGGCATGCAGCTTTGGAGCCTTGTCGATCTGGCCGGGCCATTGCTGATCTTGCTGGCAACGCAGGCCTTTGCGACAATTGTCTTCATTTTGTTCGTGCTCTTCCCGCTGATGGGGCGCGATTATATGGCCGTGGTGCTGAGCGCTGGCTTTGCGGGTTTTTCCCTTGGGGCGACGCCAACGGCCATTGCCAATATGACGGCGGTGACCAAGTCTCACGGCCCGGCGCCGGTGGCTTTCATCATTCTACCGTTGGTTGGCGCTTTCTTTGTCGATATCACCAATGCCTTTGTTATTCAGTTCTTCCTGACGCTCTAG
- a CDS encoding glyoxalase superfamily protein — protein MMSNISLPSLTDLKAEAKKLRAQASEAETPLSHSQALEQIAKRYGYRNWNVIAAAANQPKAGNRFYEGMRLSGHYLSQPFAGKVLKVQPTEQQGSYQLTILFDQPVDVVSFESFSAFRQRVSCTIGPDGTSPQQTSNGEPHMRLDL, from the coding sequence ATGATGAGCAATATTTCTCTTCCCTCCCTGACGGATCTGAAAGCCGAGGCCAAAAAGCTGCGCGCGCAAGCGTCAGAGGCCGAAACACCCCTCTCCCATAGTCAGGCTTTGGAGCAAATCGCCAAACGCTATGGCTATCGAAACTGGAATGTGATTGCAGCAGCGGCGAACCAGCCAAAGGCAGGCAACCGTTTCTATGAGGGTATGCGCCTGTCTGGCCATTATCTATCCCAACCCTTTGCAGGCAAGGTTCTAAAAGTTCAGCCAACCGAACAGCAAGGCAGCTATCAATTGACCATCCTGTTTGACCAACCGGTGGATGTGGTCAGTTTTGAAAGCTTCTCCGCCTTCCGTCAGCGGGTTTCCTGCACCATAGGCCCCGACGGCACCAGCCCGCAGCAAACCTCCAACGGAGAACCCCACATGCGACTGGATCTGTAA
- the hisD gene encoding histidinol dehydrogenase produces the protein MAIRLDANQADFEARFQDLLSMKREVSEDVDAIVRDIIDQVKHHGDEALFELTQKFDRFDAREKGLRISQQEIDAAVASIDPDVMAALELARDRIKSHHQRQLPKDDIYEDALGVQLGSRWTAIEAVGLYVPGGLAAYPSSVLMNAVPAKVAGVERLVMVVPTPDGVLNPLVLAAAKLAGVDEIYRIGGAQAVAALAYGTDTIDPVYKIVGPGNAFVAAAKRQVFGLVGIDMIAGPSEVLVIADKENDPDWIAVDLMAQAEHDTAAQSILISDDADFATAVEEAVERQLKTLPKADIAGASWRDYGAVITVADWETGMALSNRVAPEHLELAVANAEEMVEKVRNAGAIFVGRFTPEAVGDYVGGSNHVLPTARSARFSSGLGTLDFVKRSSILRCQPDNLREIGPAAVTLARQEGLEAHARSVATRLNM, from the coding sequence ATGGCTATTCGCCTCGATGCCAATCAAGCTGACTTTGAAGCCCGCTTTCAGGACCTGCTTTCCATGAAAAGGGAAGTGTCTGAAGATGTTGACGCTATTGTTCGGGATATCATTGATCAAGTTAAGCATCATGGCGACGAGGCATTGTTCGAGCTGACCCAGAAGTTCGACCGTTTTGATGCTCGCGAAAAAGGCCTTCGTATCTCGCAACAAGAGATTGATGCGGCAGTAGCAAGCATTGATCCCGATGTCATGGCGGCCTTGGAGCTGGCGCGAGACCGGATCAAATCTCACCACCAGCGTCAGCTGCCAAAAGATGACATCTATGAAGATGCGCTGGGTGTGCAGCTTGGCTCTCGCTGGACTGCGATTGAAGCCGTCGGCCTTTATGTTCCGGGCGGTTTGGCGGCCTATCCGTCTTCCGTTTTGATGAATGCCGTGCCAGCCAAAGTAGCAGGCGTTGAGCGGCTGGTGATGGTTGTGCCAACCCCGGATGGCGTGCTGAACCCGCTGGTTCTGGCTGCGGCCAAGTTGGCTGGCGTTGACGAGATTTATCGCATTGGCGGCGCGCAGGCTGTGGCCGCACTGGCTTATGGCACCGATACCATAGACCCGGTTTACAAGATCGTTGGTCCGGGCAATGCCTTTGTGGCTGCGGCCAAGCGTCAGGTCTTTGGTCTGGTTGGCATTGATATGATTGCCGGTCCGTCTGAAGTTCTGGTGATTGCCGACAAGGAAAATGACCCGGATTGGATCGCTGTCGATCTGATGGCTCAGGCCGAGCATGATACCGCTGCCCAGTCCATTCTGATCAGTGATGATGCGGACTTTGCGACTGCCGTGGAAGAGGCCGTTGAGCGTCAGCTGAAGACTTTGCCAAAGGCTGATATTGCTGGTGCCAGCTGGCGCGATTATGGCGCGGTGATCACGGTTGCTGATTGGGAAACCGGCATGGCTTTGTCCAATCGCGTGGCACCAGAGCATCTGGAACTGGCTGTGGCCAATGCTGAAGAGATGGTCGAGAAAGTGCGTAATGCTGGCGCCATTTTCGTTGGTCGTTTCACACCGGAAGCGGTGGGTGATTATGTTGGCGGTTCCAACCATGTGCTGCCAACCGCCCGCTCAGCCCGCTTCTCCTCAGGTCTTGGCACACTGGACTTTGTCAAACGCAGCTCCATCCTGCGCTGTCAGCCAGACAATTTGCGTGAAATCGGCCCAGCTGCCGTGACACTGGCCCGTCAGGAAGGCCTGGAAGCCCATGCTCGCTCCGTCGCAACCCGCCTCAATATGTGA
- a CDS encoding helix-turn-helix domain-containing protein, which produces MGIDIKINKDWFLTAFKDKGTSLRQAAKHLEIDPSAMSRILSGQRKLQMSEAQELARFLNVPVAEVLAQAGMDIHEVPENSTIQLTREIDGDGLLSARAEPTALQYHIVAKAKTSLASDKSVVAAEVSALDGSFAFWDGATVLFRDAIEVEGQLADSLCVVTLSDGTMRIAHIGSTRPSGESTLTLPDGKKFKDTIKTATPILAVIP; this is translated from the coding sequence ATGGGTATTGATATCAAAATCAACAAGGATTGGTTCCTGACCGCGTTCAAGGACAAGGGGACCAGCCTTCGACAGGCGGCCAAGCATTTGGAGATTGATCCATCTGCCATGAGCCGCATTCTGTCCGGACAGCGCAAATTGCAGATGAGCGAAGCCCAGGAACTGGCGCGCTTTCTCAATGTGCCGGTGGCGGAAGTTCTGGCGCAGGCCGGAATGGACATCCATGAAGTGCCGGAAAATTCCACCATTCAGCTGACGCGCGAGATTGATGGCGATGGCCTTCTGTCCGCACGGGCCGAGCCAACGGCGCTGCAATATCACATTGTCGCCAAGGCCAAGACCTCACTGGCGTCCGATAAAAGCGTTGTCGCGGCCGAAGTCAGTGCTCTGGATGGGTCTTTTGCTTTCTGGGATGGAGCGACTGTTTTGTTTCGCGATGCGATAGAGGTGGAAGGCCAGCTGGCCGATAGCCTCTGCGTGGTGACCCTCTCGGATGGCACCATGCGGATCGCCCACATAGGCAGTACCCGCCCGTCCGGTGAATCCACCCTGACGCTGCCCGATGGCAAGAAATTCAAAGACACCATAAAAACGGCAACCCCGATCCTCGCCGTGATCCCATGA
- a CDS encoding VapE domain-containing protein, which produces MGYNTDTIKRLTSLSDIAAQNGVKLYKSGREYVGLCPFHSEKTPSFQIFIGHDGHQHYHCKGCGAHGDVISFIEDLKGVSFTEACAILGGEQEADTASIPNISSLPESAIHDIYEGIEPVPIEDHPFKVGEWQPLYNPKRAAESGNNDDAFRKIKPSLVHDYRDANGKLYGLVLRADLPGGRKETPMVRHVRLPDGRTVWSRFPFTKPRPLYGLESLRPEISQVILVEGEKARDHLMQATNRCVLSWPGGTNGARHVDWSPLKGKDVILWPDHDEPGYKAMLHGDDEARKPILPIAQMLGRLGCKIRWVDISKQNWPEPLPKGFDAADLDYDKAAFENLMRACLTDWQEIAERAEAPIEAAPIEQQPLEPAPARISDTQSVAEGIDTDIIPQPDPDWMHNLTFNKDGALVKHSTNNHLSYLEHHESLKGVISYNAFALRTMLVERPPWDWMHKTRFEPRPIEDADYPRLAQYMEQAFGLTPKPKALEMLVDTVAKANSYDPLEDYLFGLRWDGIPRAANLLSDYFGSKESTYTNIISRRFLISAVARALNPGCKMDTMLILEGPQGARKSSGIRALFGEDFFSDHISDVESKDAMMEQQGIWCLEVGEMHSFTKKEANAVKKFMTQQVDRFRPPYGRNIITAPRRSLMVGTINPDGAPYLKDPTGARRFWPVMTDRVQREKIEVDRDQIWAEAVCMYQSGNVWWIQEEEQDLLQAQQQARTSGDIWEGVLAASVKYNATSAGYYELKDAIAALNLPIDRATNLHFDRIAKVLRKLGWKLVAGSTTEFEKVAG; this is translated from the coding sequence ATGGGCTACAATACCGACACGATCAAGAGACTGACCTCTCTGTCTGACATTGCCGCGCAGAATGGGGTCAAACTCTATAAAAGCGGTCGCGAATATGTCGGCCTCTGCCCGTTTCATTCCGAAAAGACCCCATCCTTTCAGATCTTCATCGGTCATGACGGCCACCAGCATTATCATTGCAAGGGCTGCGGTGCCCATGGCGATGTCATCTCCTTCATCGAAGATTTGAAGGGCGTCTCCTTCACTGAAGCCTGCGCCATATTGGGTGGCGAGCAGGAAGCTGATACTGCCTCAATCCCAAACATCTCATCCCTGCCAGAATCAGCCATCCACGATATCTATGAAGGCATCGAACCTGTCCCTATCGAAGATCACCCCTTCAAGGTCGGTGAATGGCAGCCCCTCTATAATCCCAAGCGCGCAGCAGAAAGTGGGAACAACGATGATGCCTTTCGCAAGATAAAGCCAAGTCTGGTGCATGACTATCGCGACGCGAATGGCAAACTTTATGGACTGGTGCTACGGGCCGACCTACCCGGTGGCAGAAAAGAAACACCCATGGTCCGCCATGTGCGTCTGCCCGATGGCCGCACAGTCTGGTCCCGCTTTCCCTTTACCAAACCGCGCCCGCTTTATGGACTGGAAAGCTTGCGACCTGAGATTAGCCAAGTCATTCTGGTGGAGGGTGAAAAGGCACGCGATCACCTGATGCAGGCAACCAATCGCTGCGTGCTGAGCTGGCCCGGAGGCACCAATGGCGCACGCCATGTGGATTGGAGCCCACTCAAAGGCAAGGATGTGATCCTCTGGCCCGACCATGACGAGCCCGGCTACAAAGCCATGCTCCATGGCGACGACGAGGCCCGCAAACCCATCCTCCCCATTGCGCAAATGCTCGGCCGCCTTGGCTGTAAAATCCGCTGGGTAGATATCAGCAAACAGAACTGGCCGGAGCCTTTACCCAAAGGCTTTGATGCAGCCGATCTGGACTATGACAAAGCCGCATTCGAGAATTTGATGCGAGCCTGCCTGACGGATTGGCAGGAGATAGCCGAGCGAGCAGAGGCCCCAATTGAAGCCGCACCAATAGAGCAGCAACCGTTGGAGCCTGCGCCTGCCCGCATCTCAGATACACAATCTGTTGCAGAAGGCATCGACACAGATATCATTCCTCAGCCAGATCCAGACTGGATGCACAATCTGACCTTCAATAAGGACGGGGCGCTGGTCAAACACTCGACCAACAATCACCTCTCCTATCTGGAACATCATGAAAGCCTGAAAGGCGTCATCAGCTACAATGCCTTTGCCTTGCGCACCATGCTGGTCGAACGCCCGCCATGGGACTGGATGCATAAGACCCGCTTCGAGCCCCGCCCCATAGAGGATGCCGACTATCCCCGGCTCGCCCAATATATGGAGCAAGCCTTTGGCCTGACGCCCAAACCAAAGGCCTTGGAAATGCTGGTCGATACTGTAGCCAAGGCCAATAGCTACGACCCGCTGGAGGATTATCTGTTCGGCCTGCGCTGGGATGGAATCCCCCGCGCGGCTAATCTGCTGAGCGATTATTTCGGCAGCAAAGAAAGCACCTATACCAATATCATTTCCCGCCGCTTTCTTATCTCAGCCGTGGCGCGAGCGCTCAATCCCGGCTGCAAGATGGACACGATGCTGATTTTGGAAGGCCCGCAAGGGGCACGAAAATCCTCCGGCATCCGTGCTCTGTTTGGCGAAGACTTCTTCTCCGATCATATTTCGGACGTCGAGAGCAAGGACGCCATGATGGAACAACAGGGCATCTGGTGTCTGGAAGTAGGAGAAATGCATTCCTTCACCAAGAAGGAAGCCAATGCGGTGAAGAAATTCATGACCCAGCAGGTCGACCGCTTCCGCCCACCCTATGGCCGCAACATCATCACCGCTCCGCGCCGCAGCCTGATGGTCGGCACCATCAACCCCGATGGCGCACCATATCTGAAAGACCCCACCGGCGCCCGACGCTTTTGGCCCGTCATGACGGATAGAGTCCAGCGAGAAAAGATAGAAGTCGACCGCGACCAGATCTGGGCGGAGGCAGTCTGCATGTATCAATCCGGCAATGTCTGGTGGATCCAGGAAGAAGAGCAGGATCTGCTGCAAGCCCAGCAACAGGCCCGCACATCGGGCGATATCTGGGAAGGCGTGCTGGCAGCAAGTGTCAAATATAACGCGACCAGCGCCGGCTATTATGAGCTAAAAGACGCCATCGCCGCCCTGAACTTGCCCATAGACCGCGCCACCAACCTCCATTTCGACCGCATTGCCAAAGTCTTGCGCAAACTTGGCTGGAAGCTGGTGGCAGGGTCAACGACAGAATTTGAGAAGGTGGCAGGATAA
- a CDS encoding nuclear transport factor 2 family protein → MKLLKGIETGDPEAAAVVNEDLYIQHNPRTGEGSLGLAELFARLAKTKPRVTFIRVFEDGDFAFAHNEYDFDGVEIAFEVFRFEKGKAVEHWDNIQMQQPLNPSGRSMIDGQIDIVDRHKTEVNRELVRQFAQQILVERQLDCLDDYLAKDLIQHDPEIADGSEALRRALEAEQKGEPRLSYHKVHRVLAEGNFVLCMIEGNRDGLHSGLYHLFRVAEGKIVEQWTTVSPIAPRSEWKNDNGKF, encoded by the coding sequence ATGAAGCTTCTCAAGGGCATCGAAACCGGTGATCCCGAGGCTGCGGCTGTGGTGAATGAAGATTTATATATTCAGCATAATCCCCGCACCGGAGAAGGCAGTCTTGGTCTTGCTGAATTATTTGCGAGATTGGCCAAAACTAAGCCCCGGGTTACGTTCATTCGGGTATTTGAAGATGGTGATTTTGCATTTGCCCATAATGAGTATGATTTTGATGGCGTTGAGATTGCATTCGAGGTTTTTCGCTTTGAAAAGGGCAAGGCGGTGGAACATTGGGACAATATCCAGATGCAACAGCCGCTTAATCCGTCTGGGCGTTCGATGATTGATGGTCAGATTGATATCGTGGACAGGCACAAAACAGAGGTCAACAGGGAACTGGTCAGGCAGTTTGCGCAGCAGATATTGGTGGAACGACAATTGGACTGTCTCGATGATTATCTGGCCAAGGATCTGATTCAGCACGATCCGGAAATAGCAGATGGCAGCGAGGCCTTGCGTCGGGCTCTTGAGGCTGAGCAGAAAGGCGAGCCTCGACTAAGTTATCACAAGGTGCATCGAGTGCTTGCTGAGGGAAATTTCGTGCTTTGCATGATTGAAGGAAACAGGGATGGATTGCATTCGGGTCTCTACCATCTTTTCCGAGTGGCCGAGGGCAAGATTGTCGAACAATGGACTACGGTTTCCCCAATTGCACCAAGAAGTGAATGGAAGAACGACAATGGGAAATTCTGA